ATAATACCTCCCTTAAGTGGGTGTAAAATTGTCATTGTGAAGAACTTTTCTCTTCATGAATTTGGGTGCAGAATATACCAGAGAGGAATTATATAGACTAATTCCTACCcttattaaaaatagtttctctCAGCTAATTTAGACACCCcccttctgaaaaagaaatcagtttaCCACCATAAACATAGGAAAAGAACCTCTAATTATATATGTTGCAAAATAAGTgatatctttttcttaatttcagataAGCTCTTATTCACATTTTTTCACTCTATCTCATGTGCTGTTTACTTCCTTATCTCTCAATCTGCACCTGCTCAAAAGAAGCTCAAGTTATCTCAGTCATGTCattaatatatatgattatatattatatataactatatattatatatatgactatatattatatatgtaactatacatataatatatatagttttattttgttttgtttcaaccTCATTTTAATGAAAGGGTCGGAGCAACCACAGTAAATGtctgattttaaaactgaatacctATCTTGGACTACAAAATAGGCAGGGATAGTTTGTGTTATACTCAGACCAAGTTGGTGTACAGGAAAATCTCAATGCAGGCAGTGGCCAGGGGCTGGAAAGTGACAACAGGATGTGGAGAAGTCTCTCAAAGTGTGGCCACCTCACCCCAGATCACCTGATGTGCTTATTTAAAATGAGGCTCCACCTCAGACCTTCTGAATCCCATTTTCCTGGGGGTGAGGTATGCATATTGCTCCCAAAGTAAGTTTTCTGCATGATTCTTAGGAACATTTAGATACGAGAACCCCAAGAATAGagggaagaaaaatagaagacgagctaaaggaaatgataaatagTTGTGGTTACCATTCATCTCATTTGAGGCAAGTCCTTTTAAGTCTCAATTTCCCATCTGAGCTCATTCTATTTTCCCTCTGTTCCCTTCCATTTCTGAATTTCCCCAATTCTAAGTTTTTCTCTGAACTTTGAGCCTGTGAAAAAAGAAGGGATGCTGCCTCAGGCCACCCCAGCCTAGATACTCACTCTGAGTGCCATGAGGTAGTAGAGGACACTGATGACAGTCATGGGGAGGAGGTAGAATAGGAAGGAGGTGACCTGGATGATGAAATTGTAGATCCACATGGGCTTGATGACCGTACAGGTGGCCGAACCTGGGACCAGGGACCCATTGGGGAAGTAGTGGAACTTGATGCCATGGATGCTGGTGTTGGGCAGGGAGAAGAGCACGGAGAAGCCCCAGACGATGCCGAGGATCCTGAGGGCCCGGCGCCGGGTGCTCTGCAGTTTGGCGCGGAACGGGTGTAGGATGGCCACGTAGCGCTCCACGCTGACGGTGGTGATGCTGAGGATGGAGGCGAAGCACACGGTCTCAAAGAGGGCCGTCTTGAAGTAGCAGCCCACGGGCCCGAACAAGAAAGGGTAGTTGCGCCACATCTCATAGACCTCCAGGGGCATTCCAAGGAGCAGGACCAGGAGGTCAGAGACCGCCAGGCTGAAGAGGTAGTAGTTGGTGGGCGTCTTCATAGCCTGGTGCTGCAGAATCACCAGGCACACCAGGACATTGCCAATGACCCCCACCACAAAAATTGGCACATACACCACAGACACGGGGAGGAAGAAGTGGCTGCGCCGAGGTCCGCAGAGGAAGGCCAGATACTCCTCGGTGCTGTTCAGGTGTTTCTGGAATGGATCTTCTAGTTTCTGCTGGTAGATCCAGGAAGCATTCTGAAGTTTTTCCATCCCTGACATTAAAATCCAAGGCCTGAGCCTCCCCTGGTACGAGGCTCTGTTTCAAGctgagccaggaaaaaaaaaaaaaaaagaaaaaaggaaaacaaaaaagagaaagcagtcaCGAAAGTCACAGGCTTCGTAAGGAAGGCTGGGAGAGAGTGAGTGTTTCACCCTCCAGGTTAGGCTGCCTGGACCGCCGATCCCTTTTGAAGAGCCCCGGAGACACAAGCCCCTCCCCTTGACAGGCTGAGGGCCAATGAGAGTGTGTTAGGCTGCACTGGAGGAGAGGGGTGCTGGCTTCGAGTCAGGAAgcaggggaggaggcagagacCTCTCCCTGAATGGGAAGGAGCTGGGAAGGCAGAGCTGACACAAAAGAAGCCACTCGAACTTCATGGATGGGCACTTTGAGCAATGCAGGTTGCAAAGTTGTGGGAATCTGGGTAGACATAGAAATTAAAGTTGCAGGGCCATGGGCAAAAGAATACCAATCTCCACTAACCCTTGTCAGCCGTACAGCATGATGAAAATAGGAGATCAATAGATTTCTCAAGTTATCTTGTTCCACTGGAAATTCAGGGTTCTCTGGGGATTAATGTGATAACATGATTAATGTGACTTTTTGGTTTTAACTGCATCAACGATAGAATCCGAAGCCTGAAAGGGCGCATGCACAGTGCCTAGCCCTGACTGCTAACTGACTCTTCAGTCTCAGCAGAGCTTTGCTGTAAGCAAAAGGCAAATGGACTTCAGAATTAGGAACACTCATAGAAATTTAGGAAAGTTGGCACAGTTACCCAAACTCTTAGAGGCTTATTTCCTTATCTGCATCATTAATTCGATTGCGTTCCACAATAACTTCTTGAGGATTCACTATTTGCCAGGGAATGTTCTAAGCTTTGTAGAAACACTAGTGTACAAGCAAGACAAGGTCTCTGCCCTAGTGGAGCTTTTCTTGCAGTAGGGAATTCTGAAAACACacaagcaaatgaataaattaataatataatttcagatagtaattgataaataattatttatcaagGATGGTGAAAGAAAACTTATCTCAGGAGATGTCACTTTAGCTGAGGTCTGAATGATGAAGTCAGTCATGAAAGAGCTAAGGGAAGTGTATTACTCAGCAAAAGtaatagcaagtgcaaaggtcctgaggcagaaaCAAGCTggataggttttaaaaatatcaggaaGACCAGAATAACTGGAATTTAATAAGTGGTCAGCAAAGTATGAATGCTTAGATTGAAGTGGCTGGCAGGTACAGGTTCATGTAAACTCTTATAGGCCATGGAAGAGAGTTTAGCTCTGATTCAAATGGCAGGGAGAAGTCTTTAAAAGATTTTGCACTGGAGAATTAACGAGGGAGAAATTTTAACAGAAGGTAGGTAAGAGGCTAGTAAGACATAGTAGTGGCTTGGATTCTATGAGCAGTGGAGTTGAGAGATTTCTTTGGATTTAGGAATATTTTTGCAGGAGATAATACCTTTTATGGTCATTGAGAAgactaaattaaattatatataacgaAGCAACTTATACTTAAGAGATGCTcactaaatgttaattttttccctttatttgttAAATCAGATTATGACGTTAAAAATTagagagggaaagtgacttgtccaagaatAAGTCATCTCTCAAGTTAAGATAGTTTacgctgctgtaacaaatgattGACATATCTTGGTGGTTTTAAACAATACAGATTTATTTCTCTTGTACTTCAAATGTATTGAGGGTCTGTCTCATGCTATGCTCACTCATAAACCTAGGCTGATGCAGTGGTCACTCTCTGGAATTTTGATTATCATTGTGATAGAGGAAAAGAGAGCTCTGGATGGTCTTAAGTAGGTAATTATAGGCTCTAGCCCAAAAGTAAGTAACTCATTGCCAGTTTTTCTCACAGCTCATTGACCAAGGTTAATCATATGTACCCATTCGACTACAGCAGGGTCAGGAAGTGCTGTCTTAGCATGTGCACAGAAGatggaaaagtaggaaaaattgatcaataacattaataataattacaGACATGTAATAGGTATTGCAGAGCCAGAATTAGGGCCCTCTAGTTAAAGGCAAGTTTTGATGTTAAAATCACTATTTACAAACTTTAACgtatttttctaatgaaataGGAAAAGTTTAATGAGAATATCTCATTTAGATGTAAGGATCGTTATAAGGGTGCACAGTGGCAGACTATAAACTTAGCGCTGAGgaagatggaaaatatttctttctttaacaaaaatatttttccataagttactggggtacaggtggtatttggttacacaagtaagttctttagtagaGATTTGTGAGaacctggtgcacccatcacccaagcagtatacactgcaccatatttgttgtcttttatccctcacctgcctccctctcttcccctaaagtccccaaagtccattgtatcattcttatgcgtTTGCATCTTCACaccttagctcccacatatcagtgagaacatatgatgtttggttgtccattcctgagttactccacttagaataatagtctttaATCTCACccaggtcattgcaaatgctgttaattcattcctttttatggctgtgtagtattcatatatatgtatggaaatatatttatatattatatatccatatatggatatatatttatatattatatttatattatattatattatatattatattatattgtatattatatatattatatataatatatataagatatattatatataatattatatataatatatattatatagtatttatatatgatatatccatatatatggatatataggATATCCATAtatgatatatccatatatatcaatatatatcagagtttctttatccactcactgattgatgggcatttaggttggttccacaattttactgttgcgaattgtgctgctataaacaggcatgtgcaagtatttttttcgaataatgacttcttttcctcagacacccagtagtgggattgctggatcaaatggtagatctacttttagttctttaaggaatctccacactattttccatagtggcagtactagtttacattcccaccagcagtgtagaagtgttgcCTGATCaccgcatccacaccaacatctactgaTTTTTGATgctttgattatggccattcttgcaggagtaaggtggtatcgcactgtgattttgatttgcctttccctgattattagtgatgttgagcatttttccatatgtttgttggtcatttgtatatcttcttttgagaattgtctattcctgttcttagcccactttttgatgggatttttttttcttactgatttgtttgagtttgttgtagattctgggtattagttctttgtcagatgtatagattgtgaagattttctcccactctgtgggttgtctgtttactctgctgactgttccttttgccatgaaaaagctctttagtttaattagctcccagctatttatctttgtttttattgcaattgcttttgggtttttggtcatgaatttcttgcctaagccaatgtctagaagggtttttccaatgttatcgtctagaatttttatagtttcaggtcttaggtttaagccCTTAATCCAtcttagttgatttttgtataaggtgagagatgaggatccagttttattctcctacatgtggctagccaattgtcccagcaccatttgttgaaaagggagtcctttcccccactttatgtttttgtttgctttgttgaagatcagttggccaTAAGTATTTAGGTTTATGTCTGGATTTTCGATTCTGTTCTTTTGGtctttgtgcctatttttataccagtgccatgctgttttggtgactatggccttatagtgtagtttgaactcaagtagtgtgatgcctccagatttattctttttgcttagcctcTCTTTGGCTATGTGGCTCTTTTTTCGTTCCTTATGaactttagaattgttttttctaattctgtgaagaatgatggtggtattttgatgaggattgcattgaatttatagattgctttaggcagtatggtcattttcacagtattgattctgttctccatgagcatgggatgtgttttcatttgtttgtgtcattgatgatttctttcagcagtgttttgtagttctgtagttttttttgagacagattctcactttgttgcccaggctacagtgcagtggtgcaatctcgactcactgcaatctctgcctcctgggttcgagtgattctcctgcttcagcctcccaagtagctgggactacaggcatgcaccacagtaactcccaagtagctgggactacaggcatgtaccacagtagctcccaagtagctgggactacaggctgggactacaggcatgcacactacaggcatgcctggctaatttgtatatttttagtagagatggagtttcgccatgttggccaagctggtcttgaactcatgtcctcaaatgatccacccaccttggcctcccaaagtgctgagattacaggtgtgagccaccgtgcccagccaatatttcttaatatatgaGGCAACAAATCTAAAATTCAAAGGCATTTCCACATTGTGACAGGGTAGGTCTAATCAAAAAGGATGATGTCTAGTACAGAATGTAGTAGCAGGCTCAATGCAGGGAGATGCTATAGAAGTAATAAAGGCACGGACTGCAGCGTAGCTTTGGGATTCAAATCTTGGTTCTGCCTCctactagctatgtgaccatAAGGAACATAATTAAACTCTGTAAGCCTCAGTTACTCCATCAGCAAAATGAGTAAAATAGCAGTATTGCTTTACAGGATTTCTAGGAGAATTAAATCGTTCCTGGTAAAATATTcagtgtaaattattttaaataacataatatttaaataagtatttaataatGGGATATGCAAttgaataataatgataatttcaTGATGGggatgtctttctttttattgggGTCAGAAAGACTATTACAAGATTTAAAAACTGGGAGATGTGCTTGGAGCTGCTAAAATGAGGAGTACTTCCAGCTTTTAATTAACTTTTAGTGCAGTATAGCAAGTCAGAATAGCTTCTAGGAAAGTATATAGACATCTGTTCCCCAGGTCACCAAGGTTTGCACCTGTACTTACCAACTATGTGAAGATGGTGAGAATAGCAAGGGGCTCAATATCTTGTAGGTAAGATTTGATGCAAGTGGAGATGTTTGCCTGAAGAAGACTCAGAGGAAAAAAGTGGGGCATGAGGAtcactttcaaatatttgaaaaaatatttgggtGACACCCATGGACAGAGGGGGAactaatatttagaaaacctaaaagaacaATAATTTAGAGTCAATTCCACTGAGATTTCCTGATAAGTGAAGAGAGAACCTCTCAATCGTTCCcctgaaaaataagaaatcagtATTTACCCACCAATTTCTGTCCCCTATTGTTTGAGGTTTGCTCCTGGGGCAATAACTCCCCTATATCTCTGGGCTATTCTTGCTCATGGGTTGCATAGGCTTCCATGTGTCAGGGAAGGCTATGgagtagaaaaatagaaatgtggCATAGACTTATGATGCAACCCTATCAGCCTGGGTAAGTCTGAGCTTGCAAAGGGCCATCCTTCCCAGCTGTAGCTAAAACCACGTGGGCCAAGGGATTATGATTTGGGAGTACCAGTAGCATTttctaaaatctataaaataaaaaacaataacactAGATAACATCTGTTGAACATTTATTCTTTCCAGGCTCTGTTGTAAGCTTTTACATGTATCAGCACATACAATCTTTACAATACTGCCTACAAGGTAGGCTGTTTGTTTATCCCTGCCATTAGAAGCACATGCAGATTACGGGAATAGTTGAAACTCACGTAGTATATCAGTCATTTGGGTTAGGTTATGTTTCAGtaacaaaaatttccaaatttttgtagactaaaataaaggtttatttcttgctcattctACATGTCATCAAGGGTTGTCCAGTAGTCTCGGTCCTACACTGATCTCACATTGGAATTCAGGCTCCAACTGGTGTTTTTACAATTCCCAAAGGAGGATTCCCAAGGGGACCCTACTTAAATGTTCTGCCTAGGAATGACAGAGATCACTTCCATTCACATCTGAGGGCTAAATCAAGTTACATGGGAAATCCTAATTCTAAGGAGGGCACAAAGAACCATCTCACTATGTGCTTAGGAGGAGAAAGCCAAAACTACTTGGTAAATAGAATTAATGACTATATGTTGTGCTCCTCTGGACACAAACATTCTTTCTTGCAGGCAAAAGACTCTTCTCCCTTCTCTATTGCAGATACCCCAACATTCCTAGCCCAGTCACAGCTGCAAGTTAAAAATCCAGGATCTCTGGAGAACATCCAAGATGTTCTTTATAGCAGAAAATAGAACAGTATTCTCTCTGTCACATCCATATGAGGATCCTCTCATTCCAGAGACCTATAAACTAAAAGGGCAAGTTATTAGTTTCCCACATGGACACTTCCAGCTTctaataatacttttttatttgcCCATTATCTGGCCCCTAGACAAATGCCATATACTTTAGAGTTCTATAGCAATGCTCCACTTTCAGATCCAGTTTTGAGTCAGTAACTTGGACTAGATTTTGCTGAGGTAACAACCCCAAACTCTCAGTGACTTTAAACAACAAAGGCTTTTTTTCACCTGTGTCGATTGTGGCTGGGAAGGGAAACTTTTGTGTTACACTGTCTTCATCTGGGATAATATGGAAAATTCCACCACCTGAAGGGGAGTAAAAAAAACTCCTGGGAAGATGTGACCATGGGGGTGTTGGCTTCTCAATCCTATCTTTCCAAGGGACTTCTCCTTGTGCTTTAGCATCTAGCACTGTTCTGGGTAATGAGGATTTACTCAGTAAAGGGAATATAAACGAAAAGGCCTTGTAGCAACTAGATTGGATATAAGGCAACCACATTTGTCAAAGGAATAATTAGGCAAATCATCATCATCTTataagaaagtttttattttatagacacTAACAATGTGAAGAAATTTTCTAGAAAGTTCTGTTAGTAGGAACAGAACTTTGATTCAGAGGCATAACATTCCAGCTCTCTTCAGCATTGGCATCCCAGGGAGTTAGGAAATGCTCATGTGACCTTGgataacaacaatgaaaatagAGTGCCTAGAACAAGGGGAGTTATCTTCAGTTCTGTTAAGCACCAGAACAAGACTATTTGCACTAGTTTGAGCAGACAGACACTAGTGGCATTGAGGATCTTTTCATatatctattggccatttgtacatcttctttggagaaatgtctatttgtgTCCTtcgttcattttttaaaatgtttttcctcaTCACTAAATTGAGAGTATTTTTTATGAAAGCTAAGGTCCCGTCTATGTTCCAAAAATATCAGTGGCATTTGGCTAATCACAGTAATTCTTCCACCCTGATGATCAATCTAGTGTTTTTTAAATGAGGCCTAGTGGGTCTGTACTCTAGCAGATTTATAGGAGACAAAGGAGATAGGTCCTTGATTTagattaatttttatagatacaTCTGTGCCTTCACAGTTTCCCAGAAAGTCAGGGTGAACTTTGTGGCAAGAGATGTCACATATCCACAATGAGAATCATGGGTGGCTGTTGATTTCTTTCTGAACTCTTTGATGGAAATAGAGTCAGTTTCAGCTCTAATCTCAATGGCTTTTACTGATTTAAAACAGAGAATGACTAAGGGTTCTTAAAACACTAGCAGATGGAAGCTTTGgtaattatttctttatgaaaGTGGATACCTGAGTCGCATCTAGAATACACAGATTGCTCTGTAGATCAGAACGTGACTCAGTAAAGACAGCACCTCGCTAGTGGTattatttaaaaggagaaaaatcctCCATTGTCTAAAATTTCCTGCCCCAGTCGTGCTTGaaatcttattatttctttaagcatCTCTTCTCTGTGAGGAAAAATCATCATCAACAATGCCAGCTTCCATGATCGACTGGCACTGAGCTAAGTGCTTTGTTTGTATTCTCtaatttaatccttgcaacaacccAAAGAGGAAGTATTTTTATtacccacattttacagatgagaaaagccaAGATTTAGAAAGGTTACATGCTTCACGAACTCACACAGTTAATTTTCATCAGTGCCACAGGTACTTGTACAGGACCTGACCACTTGCTGTCTGAATGCAGAGCCTTTGCAGTGAGTTACGGCTCAGAATCACCATGTCACAAAAGCTATGCTATTTTCACATAAATTACTGAGCCATGCATTTAAGGGGTACCTACATTTAAACAGAGTATTCCTATAGATACAATATATTCACCCAAGGGTCAGTCCATAGCTGACATGTACTCAGTTCTGGGATTCACAATGTAAGGGACTTTTccatttaaattacaaaataaaattttatgcacTCAAGTTAATAGAACTTGTCGAAGTATTTTGCACTGAAGTGTTTACACCAGAACAGATTGTAAATGTACACAGATTGTTCTGGTGTAAATTAGCTTGCAGGATAAAGTAAGTGGCAATTTTTCATAttagtattatttatataataaggTTACCTGTAGATAACACcagtgtgccaggcatggtgaaaGGTATTTTGAACAAAAATAGTCAGGGTATGGTTATGACTTAGACTAATCAACTAATCAtataataatgtaaaattataGCAGGGTCACGCAAGAGAGGTACTTTATTAGGAATGCTATGAGATGTGATCTAGAGCAGAGATCAGAGAGTAGAAACTCACAACATGAAGCATTGGAGGTAAGAGTTGGAAGAGGAGCATTCTAGGCAAAGCAAAGAGTATGTGCAAACGtccagggagggaagagaggttGGTACCCATGAGGAGGAGGTGTGGAGGCCactgtgaggcaggagaatagggtctggaggcagggaacctaaggctgattcatgctgacttcctagaactaaatcaaaaggaaaaccccaactttccacGCCTAAGTATCAAAAGGACCACAGGTTATGCCCATTGCAACTCCCCTTTTTCTGCATGGCAGATGAAAAACTGAAACTACCTCTGATTGGTCTTCTCCCACAGCcaatcaggctggtcttgggccAAGTCTTTATTTAGAGGAGTATAACTTTGtgacttcacttcagcctctgagtGGTCACTTTCCACAACCAGTCAGAATGATTGTAGGCCACTACTtaatttacatagggtgtacaccaagtaactagtgggaaacctctagagggtatttaagccccagaaaattctgtaactgggTTCTTAAACAACTATGCTCAGTCGGGCTCCCACCttgtggagtgtacttttgttttcaataaatctctgcttttgttgcttcattctttccttgctttgtttgtgcattttgtccaattctttgttcaggatgccaagaacctggacaccctccacagGTAACAACTGAGCCTGGGGAGCATACTGTGAGATCAGGACCATGCAGAGACTTGTAGGCCATACTAAGGCCtttacttttgtttctctttgctaTTAAAGAAgccaatgaaacattttaaactgGAAAGACATGATTTTCAAAAAGATCCCTCTTGGCTGCAGGGAGAAAATGAATGGAGGTGGGAAAGATGAGGAGATATAGGCTATTTCACTAGTCTAAATAAGGGATAACAGTCACTTGGGCTTAGATAGTGACAGTAGAGATGGTGGgaagagatagaaagaaaataaaggcagcAGGACTGCCAAATATCTAGGCCTcacacttactggctgtgtgaccttaagcagatgcttaacctctctgagtcacTATTTCTACCCCTTTAAAAATTGGAGCAACCTTCAGCTGACAAACAAATTGAGataagtttcaggataaaaaatcaatgtaaaaaaattactagcatttctaaacaccaacaacagccaagccaagagccaaatcaggaatgcaatcgcattcacaattgccacagaaagaataaaatacctaggaattcagcTACCTAGGGAGccgaaagatctctacaatgagaattacagagcactgctcaaagaaattagagatgacacaaacaaatggacaaaaattctatgctcatggataggaagaatcaatatcattaaaatggccatattgctcaaagcaatttacagattcagtacTATTCCTGTAaaactaccaatgatattcttcacagaactataaaaaactattttaaaattcatatggaataaaaaaagagcccaaatagccaaggcaatcctaagcaaaaggagcAAAATGGAGCCATCATGTTACCtgattttaaactatactacaaagctacagtaaccaaaacagcatagtatgaGTACAAAAACAGTcatataaatcaatgaaacagaacagacagcccagaaataaggctgcacatctacaaccatctgatctttgacaaagctgacaaaaacacattgggaaaagactccctatttaataaatgatgctgggataactggcttagccatatgcagaagattgaaactttTTTACATCATGtaaaaaaatcaacccaagatggattaaagccttaaatgtaaaactcaaaactataaaaaccctggacgacaatctaggcaatactattctgAACATAGGAACGgggaaagatttcatgacaaagacactgaaagcaattgcaataaaagcaacAATCagcaaatggaatctaattaaactaaagagcttgtgTGCAGCAAAACAAACTGTCAAAAGcgtgaacagacaacctgcagaatgggagaaaatatttgtatactatgaatctgacaaaagtctaatatccagcatatatgaggaacttaaattttcaagaaaaaaacaacttcattaaaaagtgggcaaaggaaatgaaaagacatttttcaaaagaagacagagacgtagccaacaatcatatgacaaaaagctcaaatcactaatcattagagaaatgcaaatcaaagccacagtgagatgctatctcataccagttagaatggctattaacaagtcaaaaaataacagatgctggcgaggttgcagagaagagggaacacatatacactgttggtgggagtaaattatttcaaccattgtgtaaaacagtgtggcaattcctgaaaGAGCTAAAGACagaaactaccatttgacccagcaatctcattagtgggtatatgcccagagaaatataaatcgtttaattataaagacacatgcatgtaaatgttcattgcagcactattcacaatagcaaagacatggaatcaacctaaatgcccatcaatgacagattggataaagaaaatgtggtacaaatataccatggaatattatgcagacataaaaaagtatgaaatcatgtcctttgcagggacatggatggagctagaggctattatccttagcgaaataacacaggaacagaaaaccaaataccacatgctttCACTTACAAATGgggcaaaaaaaacaaacaccgcatgttctcactcataggtgggaattgaacaatgagaacacttggacacaggaaggggaacatcacacactggggcctgtcgtggggttgggggaggggtcgggatagcattaggagatatacctaatgtaaatgacgagttaatgggtgcagcacaccaacatggcacatgtatacatatgtaacaaacctgatgttgtgcacacgtaccctagaacttaaagtataataataaaaaataaaataaaa
The genomic region above belongs to Homo sapiens chromosome 5, GRCh38.p14 Primary Assembly and contains:
- the NMUR2 gene encoding neuromedin-U receptor 2, with product MSGMEKLQNASWIYQQKLEDPFQKHLNSTEEYLAFLCGPRRSHFFLPVSVVYVPIFVVGVIGNVLVCLVILQHQAMKTPTNYYLFSLAVSDLLVLLLGMPLEVYEMWRNYPFLFGPVGCYFKTALFETVCFASILSITTVSVERYVAILHPFRAKLQSTRRRALRILGIVWGFSVLFSLPNTSIHGIKFHYFPNGSLVPGSATCTVIKPMWIYNFIIQVTSFLFYLLPMTVISVLYYLMALRLKKDKSLEADEGNANIQRPCRKSVNKMLFVLVLVFAICWAPFHIDRLFFSFVEEWSESLAAVFNLVHVVSGVFFYLSSAVNPIIYNLLSRRFQAAFQNVISSFHKQWHSQHDPQLPPAQRNIFLTECHFVELTEDIGPQFPCQSSMHNSHLPAALSSEQMSRTNYQSFHFNKT